CGGGAATGTACTCATGATTTATACACCTCCTGCCAAGTAAACTAAATATAACATGTACCCGTTTGCTTGACAAACGCAAGCTGGCGGGGATTACACTTCGTTTTCTTCGAGGAATTTGATGTCAAAATCGCCGCGTACAAACGTCTCGTGATTCAGCAAACGCAGGTGGAACGGGATCGTCGTATAGATGCCTTCAATCGCGAATTCATCCAGCGCACGCTTCATTTTGGCAATCGCTTCGGCGCGTGTCGGCGCCCAGACGATCAGCTTAGCAATCATCGAATCGTAATACGGAGAAATAGTGTAGCCTGGATACGCGCCACTATCGACACGCACACCCGGTCCGCCCGGTGGCAGATAAAAATCAATTTTACCCGGGCTTGGCATAAAGTTACGATCTGGATCTTCCGCATTGACGCGGCACTCGATGGACCAGCCGTTGATAACGACCTCTTCTTGTGTAAAGGACAATGGATGCCCTTCTGCCACATGAATCATTTCCTGAATCAGATCGACGCCGGTTACCATTTCGGTTACCGGATGCTCTACCTGAATCCGAGTGTTCATTTCCATGAAGTAAAATTGCTCATCTGGACCGAGTAGGAATTCCAGTGTACCTGCACCAGAGTAATTGACCGCTTTGGCTGCGCGTACAGCCGCTGCGCCCATTTTCTCACGCAGTTCTGGCGACAACACAGGGCAAGGTGCTTCTTCTACCAGCTTTTGACGACGACGCTGTACTGAGCAATCGCGTTCGCCCAGATGCACGGCATTGCCATGACGGTCAGCGATGATCTGTACTTCGACGTGCTTCATGCCTGTCAGGAATTTCTCCAGATACACGCCGCCGTTACCGAATGCTTTCTCGGCTTCTTGCTGTGCGTTTGTAATCTGTTTGACAAGTGATTCTTCATCCTCAGCAAGACGAATCCCTTTACCACCACCGCCAGCAGTTGCCTTGATGATGACCGGATACCCGATCTCACGCGCGATTTTCACCGCTTCGTTCAGATCTTCGACAATACCGTCGGAGCCTGGAATAACCGGTACGCCCGCTTCCAGCATCGTACGCTTCGCTTCGGATTTGTCACCCATACGATTGATCGCGTCTGGAGACGGACCAATAAAGGTGATGTTGCACGATTCGCAAATTTCCGCGAAATCGGCATTTTCCGCCAAAAATCCATAACCCGGATGCACCGCATCGCATTCTGTCAGCGTTGCAATACTCATCAGGTTCGTCAGATTCAGGTAGCTGTCCTTGGACAGTGTTGGACCGACACAGTATGCTTCATCTGCAAGACGAACATGCAGTGATTCGCGATCTGCTTCGGAATATATCGCTACCGTGGAGATACCCAGCTCACGGCAGGCACGAATAATACGAACCGCAATCTCGCCGCGGTTCGCGATCAGAATTTTTTGAAATTTCATTTGCCTTTCCTCCTTCAGCCTTATACGCGGATGCGTGGTCTTATTCCGGCTTCACCAGGAACAAAGGTTGGCCGTATTCAACCAGCTGTCCGTTTTCGGCAAGCACTTCGACGATCGTTCCGTTCACTTCCGCTTCCAGTTCGTTCATCAGCTTCATCGCTTCGATAATGCAAACAGGGGATTTGGTGTTGACCTTGTCGCCTACACTTGCGAATGGTCCCGCTTCTGGGGACGGGGAACGATAGAAAGTTCCGACCATAGGAGACACAATTTTATGTAGTGTCGGATCGGCTTCCGGTGCTACTGGCGCAGCGGCAGGTGTCGCTGCAGGAGTTGCTGGTGTAGCTGCGGCAGGTTGAACCGCCGGTGCTGCTTGTACAGCTGGCGCTTGCATGAATACCGTTTCGGCTTTGCCTGGTTTACGGATAACGAGGCGAGAGCCTTCGTTTTCGATTTCAACTTCCTGTACGGACGTCTCGTCCACCAGTTGAATGAGTTCTTTGATCTCGTTTAATTTAAACATCTATACATTCACTCCTTTGGCTTTATCGCCTGTCAGATGAGCGCAATTTGGCGCCCATTTCGGGAAAATTACACATAACGCTATGTATTATAGCACATTCATCAAAAAGGCGTGAACATCTTTGTTCACGCCTTTTGCGGAAGAAGTCATTTACCCGCTATTCGGTGAACGACTGCTTGCCAATTTTCAATTTTACAATGCAAAAGGAATACGGTATTACGATTCCTCTGGTGAAACGATCCGACCAATACGTACCAGTAAACCAGTAGGGTCGCTGACTGCAAATTCATACACGCCCCACGGTTTGACGCAAGGTGTTCCTTTTTCGATAATCAAATCGCTCACCTGTGCCGCTATCTCATCGACGTTATCCACATACAAATACAAACCAAAGGGATTGTCCTCGACCGTTTTAGGCCAATCGGGTACATGATTCAAATGCAGATGCCAACCGCGTCCATCCGCGAGAATCCGGTACTCGCCGTAATCACTGAGTACGTCAAACCCTAATCGTTTATAGAACGCTTCACTTTCATCCAAATCTTTGCTCGCTATAATAGGAACGGAATAATGATTCACTTCATCTTCCTCCTCTTTGTAGGCAAAGCTGCTGCCGATTTAGCATGATCATGTCTGTCCCTTTAAGACTATCCTTAGGCTCTATCGTATGTTGCTGTGGAGTTCAGTCGACTTAACGACGATCCTGTGGTCCGCCTACGAAGGCTTGTTCTTCGGTATCCAGACCGTAAGCGGTGTGGAGAGCAGCTACAACGTCATTCAGTTTGCCTGCTTCGATTACGCAGGACACTTTGATTTCGGAGGTGCTGACCATTTTGATACTAACGCCTTGAGTGGAAATCGCCTCGAACATTTGAGCAGCTACACCCGGATGGCTAACCATGCCTGCGCCAACGATGGAAACTTTGACCAGATCAACTTCGGATGTCACTTCATCGTATGGAAGTTCGCCGCGGATCGCTTGGATCACTTGCAGGGCGCGTTCGCGTTCTTCGAGATTCACGGTAAAGGAGAAATCAGCTTTGCCGTTCATTACGCCGCTTTGTACGATAATATCCACGTCGATCTTGGCAGTTGCGAGTTCGCTGAACATTTTGGCGAGTACACCGGGAATGTCATTGACCCCTCTGACCGTAATACGTGCTACGTTTTTGTCATAAGCGATGCCGCTGACTACCGCTCCCTGTTCCATAACCGCTTCCTCCTTCACTACCGTTCCTTCATTATAGTTAAAGCTGGATCGTACTACGAGGCGTACGTTGTTGTGCTTGGCGTATTCTACTGCGCGTGGATGCAATACCGCTGCGCCGAGGTTCGCCAGCTCCAGCATTTCGTCATAAGAGATTTCTTTTAGCTTGCGAGCGCATTTGACAATACGCGGATCGGTGGAATAGATGCCATCCACGTCTGTATAAATTTCGCATACATCTGCGTTAATAGCTGCTGCCAGTGCTACAGCTGTCGTATCCGAGCCGCCGCGACCGAATGTCGTAATCTCGCCGTCTTCGGTAATCCCTTGAAAACCAGCTACGACTACAATTTGACCAGCGCCAAGCGCTTTCAGTATACGTTCTGGGCGAATCTCGCGAATACGAGCGCGACTATGCTCTGCTTCCGTTTCAAAGCCTGCTTGCCAGCCGGTAAAGGATACCGCTTCGCGTCCTTGATGTGCAATCGCCATCGACAGCATGGCAATCGAAATCTGTTCCCCCGTCGTCATCAGCATATCCATTTCACGCGCGGGCGGATTCGGATTCAGCATCAGTGCTTGATCGATCAGATCATCTGTCGTGTCTCCCATAGCGGATACAACGACGACGCATTGGTGTCCTTCATCCTGCTTTTCAATAATGCGTTTTGCTACGCGCTGCATGCGCTCTACATCGCCGACGGAGCTACCGCCGAATTTCATCACGTACAAAGCCAAGACATCTTCACTCCCTACTTGATACTGGCTCGGCAAGCGCCACAGCCATCATTAACAGCATATCCATTCTACGGATATGACATGATATGAAACACTCAGTCTTTACCAGTATAATACGACAACGCGTTAAGTACTACCGTAAATTTTGTACGTTTCGGCTTCTATCGCTTGCCGCTGTTGTCTATGTACATCGTACTGCAAATGATCATGCAATTTATGCAAATTTATGACCTCGACAGTATAATTATGCAATATGTTGTGTAAAAAAGCAGGCTGTTTCCGCCAAAAATGACGGAGAGCAGCCTGCTGTGCAGTCCATAGACTGTCGAATGATTACGCGCGGGAAACGTATTTGCCTTCGCGTGTGTCGATGATCAGTACATCGCCTTGATTGATAAACAGAGGCACTTGAACGCTGTGACCTGTTTCCAGTTTTGCACTTTTCGTTGCGCCTGTAGCAGTGTTACCTTTGATACCCGGCTCTGTTTCAACGACTTCCAGCTCAACGGATGTTGGCAGGTTGATTCCGATGATTTCGCCTTGGTAGCTAACGATGTTAACGGTCATGTTTTCTTTCAGGAATTTCAGTTCCCATTCCAGTTGGCTTTCGTTCAGCTCGAACTGGTCGTAGGTTTCGTTATCCATGAAAGTGTGCTCTTCGCCGCTTGCATACAGGTATTGTACGCCACGGTTTTCGATTTGTGCACGAGCAATATTTTCGCCAGCGCGGAATGTGCGCTCAACAACGTTACCGTTACGCAGGTTTTTCAGCTTGGAGCGTACGAATGCAGCACCTTTACCTGGTTTTACGTGTTGGAACTCAATAACGGAGAAAATGTTACCGTCTACTTCTACGGTCAAGCCTGTTTTAAAATCGTTAACTGAAATCAAAATAACGCCTCCTCATGTATGGTAAAGCCAGTGGTCATACAATATATGTTCATTTTTACTGC
The DNA window shown above is from Paenibacillus sp. JQZ6Y-1 and carries:
- the accC gene encoding acetyl-CoA carboxylase biotin carboxylase subunit codes for the protein MKFQKILIANRGEIAVRIIRACRELGISTVAIYSEADRESLHVRLADEAYCVGPTLSKDSYLNLTNLMSIATLTECDAVHPGYGFLAENADFAEICESCNITFIGPSPDAINRMGDKSEAKRTMLEAGVPVIPGSDGIVEDLNEAVKIAREIGYPVIIKATAGGGGKGIRLAEDEESLVKQITNAQQEAEKAFGNGGVYLEKFLTGMKHVEVQIIADRHGNAVHLGERDCSVQRRRQKLVEEAPCPVLSPELREKMGAAAVRAAKAVNYSGAGTLEFLLGPDEQFYFMEMNTRIQVEHPVTEMVTGVDLIQEMIHVAEGHPLSFTQEEVVINGWSIECRVNAEDPDRNFMPSPGKIDFYLPPGGPGVRVDSGAYPGYTISPYYDSMIAKLIVWAPTRAEAIAKMKRALDEFAIEGIYTTIPFHLRLLNHETFVRGDFDIKFLEENEV
- the accB gene encoding acetyl-CoA carboxylase biotin carboxyl carrier protein, yielding MFKLNEIKELIQLVDETSVQEVEIENEGSRLVIRKPGKAETVFMQAPAVQAAPAVQPAAATPATPAATPAAAPVAPEADPTLHKIVSPMVGTFYRSPSPEAGPFASVGDKVNTKSPVCIIEAMKLMNELEAEVNGTIVEVLAENGQLVEYGQPLFLVKPE
- a CDS encoding VOC family protein encodes the protein MNHYSVPIIASKDLDESEAFYKRLGFDVLSDYGEYRILADGRGWHLHLNHVPDWPKTVEDNPFGLYLYVDNVDEIAAQVSDLIIEKGTPCVKPWGVYEFAVSDPTGLLVRIGRIVSPEES
- a CDS encoding aspartate kinase gives rise to the protein MALYVMKFGGSSVGDVERMQRVAKRIIEKQDEGHQCVVVVSAMGDTTDDLIDQALMLNPNPPAREMDMLMTTGEQISIAMLSMAIAHQGREAVSFTGWQAGFETEAEHSRARIREIRPERILKALGAGQIVVVAGFQGITEDGEITTFGRGGSDTTAVALAAAINADVCEIYTDVDGIYSTDPRIVKCARKLKEISYDEMLELANLGAAVLHPRAVEYAKHNNVRLVVRSSFNYNEGTVVKEEAVMEQGAVVSGIAYDKNVARITVRGVNDIPGVLAKMFSELATAKIDVDIIVQSGVMNGKADFSFTVNLEERERALQVIQAIRGELPYDEVTSEVDLVKVSIVGAGMVSHPGVAAQMFEAISTQGVSIKMVSTSEIKVSCVIEAGKLNDVVAALHTAYGLDTEEQAFVGGPQDRR
- the efp gene encoding elongation factor P, whose product is MISVNDFKTGLTVEVDGNIFSVIEFQHVKPGKGAAFVRSKLKNLRNGNVVERTFRAGENIARAQIENRGVQYLYASGEEHTFMDNETYDQFELNESQLEWELKFLKENMTVNIVSYQGEIIGINLPTSVELEVVETEPGIKGNTATGATKSAKLETGHSVQVPLFINQGDVLIIDTREGKYVSRA